Proteins co-encoded in one Aptenodytes patagonicus chromosome 14, bAptPat1.pri.cur, whole genome shotgun sequence genomic window:
- the LOC143166898 gene encoding regulator of G-protein signaling 9-binding protein-like — MAPGRRDACRVRGAAGTCAAAQAALCKVTAGHRQLVLQLGGSADGPRLREERCRRSAEARELSTGLRHALLAGLRQVPVSPEERQELERLWVLFLSALELFLQDLCRAHHLCQLFSTQGGGGAPLRTGLGGRGPPGRKGSRRGGGPTQPPATPRLEEEIEQVRATLAEMESRANIPLWTVEATQPVETGSTAAPEARAAQWGPRTGHCCRVL; from the exons ATGGCACCGGGGAGAAGGGACGCGTGCCGTGtgcggggggcagcagggacatGCGCAGCTGCCCAGGCCGCCCTCTGCAAGGTCACAGCTGGGCACCggcagctggtgctgcagctTGGGGGCAGCGCTGATGGCCCCCGGCTGCGGGAGGAGCGGTGCAGGAGGAGTGCGGAGGCCCGCGAGCTCAGCACCG GGCTGCGGCACGCACTGCTGGCGGGGCTGCGGCAGGTACCAGTGAGCCCCGAGGAGCGGCAGGAGCTGGAGCGGTTGTGGGtgctcttcctctctgccctggaGCTCTTCCTGCAGGACCTGTGCCGAGCTCACCACCTCTGCCAGCTCTTCTCCACACAGGGGGGTGGCGGGGCCCCACTGCGCACtgggctggggggccgggggccaCCCGGCCGCAAGGGGAGCCGGCGAGGTGGGGGTCCCACGCAGCCCCCAGCCACCCCACGCCTGGAGGAGGAGATCGAGCAGGTGAGGGCCACGCTGGCAGAGATGGAGAGCAGAGCCAACATCCCGCTGTGGACGGTGGAGGCCACACAGCCGGTAGAGACGGGCAGCACTGCAGCCCCTGAGGCCAGGGCAGCTCAGTGGGGACCTCGCACTGGGCACTGCTGCAGGGTGCTCTGA
- the UBE2C gene encoding ubiquitin-conjugating enzyme E2 C, translating into MASQNADPAAVPSAAARKAAEAGATAARGSVGKRLQQELMALMMSGDKGISAFPESDNLFKWIGTIDGAAGTAYEELRYRLSLEFPSGYPYTAPTVRFLTPCYHPNVDTQGNICLDILKDKWSALYDVRTILLSIQSLLAEPNIESPLNTHAAELWKNQVAYKKYVRETYAKQAKSQET; encoded by the exons ATGGCCTCGCAGAACGCCGACCCAGCCGCCGTGCCCAGCGCGGCCGCCCGCAAAGCGGCTGAGGCGGGGGCCACGGCGGCCCGCGGCTCGGTGGGGAAGAG gctgcagcaggagctgatgGCGCTCATG ATGTCCGGTGACAAAGGCATCTCCGCCTTCCCCGAGTCCGACAACCTCTTCAAGTGGATCGGGACCATCGACGGCGCAGCCGGCACG GCCTACGAGGAGCTGCGGTACAGGCTGTCGCTGGAGTTCCCCAGCGGGTACCCCTACACCGCGCCCACGGTGCGGTTCCTGACGCCCTGCTACCACCCCAATGTCGACACCCAGGGCAACATCTGCCTCGACATCCTCAAGGACAAGTGGTCGGCCCTCTACGACGTCCGCACCATCCTGCTCTCCATCCAGAGCCTGCTGGCAG AGCCGAACATCGAGAGCCCCCTGAACACACACGCTGCTGAGCTCTGGAAGAACCAAGTCG CCTACAAGAAGTATGTGCGGGAGACGTACGCCAAGCAGGCCAAGAGCCAGGAAACCTga
- the SNX21 gene encoding sorting nexin-21: MAARILHRLRHALAGEGGREERVRGGSEAEDFPESSELEDDTEGLSTRLSGTLSFTSHEEEEDEEEEEEDGAGVELGEPPQPTGAAAGAEDGERPGGSLLTRQLQELWRKSRGSLAPQRLLFEVTSASVVSERSSKYVLYTIYLIRSGRFDKAPAAIARRYSDFERLNRRLRCRFGCDMAGIAFPRKRLRRNFTAETIAKRSRAFEQFLSHLHSIAEIRRSPEFLEFFFLQDLRAAQRLTCTGMYREALATWANAYRLQDRLGVCGSGRFLLTLAGLAVCHQELDELGEAHSCCEQALQLLEAQGSHPLLGPFLQAHVHLAWKVGKDKRRSEARLQDLREAGPPLQQQPTLKECLIKEPLE, from the exons ATGGCCGCCCGCATCCTGCACCGCCTGCGGCACGCGCTGGCTGGAGAAGGCGGCCGGGAGGAGCGGGTGCGTGGCGGCTCCGAGGCAGAGGACTTCCCAGAGAGCTCAGAGCTGGAGGACGACACGGAGGGGCTGTCGACGCGCCTCAGCGGCACCCTGAGCTtcaccagccacgaggaggaggaggacgaggaagaggaggaggaggacggtgCTGGAGTGGAGCTGGGGGAGCCGCCGCAGCCGACAGGCGCGGCAGCGGGTGCAGAGGATGGAG AGCGCCCCGGCGGCAGCCTGCTGACCCggcagctgcaggagctgtggAGGAAGTCGCGGGGCAGCCTGGCACCGCAGCGGCTGCTCTTCGAGGTCACCAGCGCCAGTGTGGTCAGCGAGCGCTCCTCCAAGTACGTG CTCTACACCATCTACCTGATCCGCTCCGGCCGGTTCGACAAGGCCCCTGCCGCCATCGCCCGGCGCTACTCGGACTTCGAGCGGCTGAACCGCCGCCTGCGCTGCCGCTTCGGCTGCGACATGGCTGGCATCGCCTTCCCCAGGAAGAGGCTGCGCCGGAACTTCACCGCCGAGACCATTGCCAAGCGGAGCCGAGCCTTCGAGCAGTTCCTGTCCCACCTGCACTCCATCGCCGAGATACGCCGCTCCCCCGAGTTCCTCGAGTTCTTCTTCCTGCAGGACCTGCGGGCTGCACAGCGCCTGACCTGCACCGGCATGTACCGCGAGGCCCTGGCCACCTGGGCCAACGCCTACCGGCTGCAGGACCGGCTGGGGGTCTGTGGCTCCGGCCGCTTCCTCCTGACGCTGGCCGGGCTGGCTGTCTGCCACCAGGAGCTGGATGAGCTCGGCGAGGCCCACAGCTGCTGCGAGCAGgcgctgcagctgctggaggccCAAGGCAGCCACCCGCTGCTGGGGCCCTTCCTGCAGGCCCACGTCCACCTGGCCTGGAAGGTGGGCAAGGACAAGCGGCGCTCGGAGGCCCGGCTGCAGGACCTGCGGGAGGCCGGGCcgccc
- the LOC143167109 gene encoding WAP four-disulfide core domain protein 2-like: protein MPKARSVLVLAGLLALWAELPPASAQNDTTKAGVCPDPAAEAVNCTVGCQSDGDCESTLKCCPVACGKACQKPNEKPGTCPPVSPGIPMLGVCMNQCKTDSNCSGSQKCCRNGCGKVSCVTPLH, encoded by the exons ATGCCCAAGGCCCGCAGCGTGCTCGTCCTGGCGGGGCTCCTGGCTCTCTGGGCAGAGCTGCCACCAGCATCCGCCCAGAATGACACCA CGAAAGCCGGCGTGTGCCCGGACCCAGCGGCAGAAGCAGTGAACTGCACGGTGGGGTGCCAGTCCGATGGCGACTGCGAGAGCACCCTCAAGTGCTGCCCAGTGGCCTGCGGCAAGGCCTGCCAGAAGCCCAACG AGAAGCCCGGAACCTGCCCACCCGTCAGTCCGGGGATCCCCATGCTAGGCGTCTGCATGAACCAGTGCAAGACGGACTCCAACTGCTCTGGGAGCCAGAAGTGCTGCAGGAACGGCTGTGGCAAGGTCTCCTGTGTGACACCCCTCCACTGA
- the DNTTIP1 gene encoding deoxynucleotidyltransferase terminal-interacting protein 1 produces the protein MGAARDAEQQPGPPGEEGPGGAEEQLVSTSPWNIMIKHRQVQRRGRRSQMTTSFTDPAVSMDLLRAVLQPSINEEIRGVFNKYMKFFQKAAINVRDNVGEEVDPEQLIQETCRSCLEQAKLLFSDGKKVVPRLPHEQAVPKRARQMDEELNRRGSPVPKKRKGRPPGQSLSNDRGVSGMAAWKLKVSEPVRRDGPKWDPSRLTETTTFVLGSRANKALGMGGTRGRLYIKHPHLFKYAADPQDKHWLAEQQHMRATGGKMAYLLIEEDIGIWLPVDDYRDSVDLRLEELKPFVPPAWMTEKMQKHMETLRRGVDAPPPEGPPNPEEPPPGAPPGPPRAPNKAASHPPPPPPGEGGGGGGGGAVWSFKGRPGPAAPPRGAAANRDVSAEAPGGQSRGRRQLPRQPHPRRAAIGRLERGCALIGGGAGRWKHSNGARERGGGSRQDPGRAGPDRAAAPESPAGEPPLGTERALPQRGPGPVPSAARCGAAREREPRPAP, from the exons atgGGCGCCGCCCGCGATGCGGAGCAGCAGCCGGGGCCGCCGGGCGAGGAGGGCCCGGGCGGCGCCGAGGAGCAGCTGGTCAGCACG AGCCCCTGGAACATCATGATCAAGCACCGGCAGGTGCAGCGGCGCGGCCGGCGCTCCCAGATGACCACCAG CTTCACGGACCCGGCCGTGTCCATGGACCTGCTGCgagctgtcctgcagcccagcatcAACGAGGAAATCCGGGGCGTCTTCAACAAGTACATGAAG TTTTTCCAGAAGGCAGCAATCAACGTGCGCGATAATGTCGGGGAGGAGGTGGACCCGGAGCAGCTCATCCAGGAGACGTGTCGGAGCTGCCTGGAGCAG GCCAAACTGCTGTTCTCTGACGGCAAAAAGGTTGTTCCCAGGTTGCCCCACGAGCAGGCAGTACCAAAG CGTGCCCGAcagatggatgaggagctgaatCGTCGAGGGAGCCCCGTTCCCAAAAAG AGAAAGGGGCGgcctccagggcagagcctgtcGAACGATCGCGGGGTCTCGGGCATGGCTGC GTGGAAGCTCAAAGTCTCTGAGCCCGTGAGAAGGGATGGACCAAAG TGGGATCCATCCCGACTGACTGAAACCACAACCTTTGTGCTGGGATCTCGAGCAAACAA AGCTCTCGGGATGGGAGGAACAAGAGGGCGACTCTACATCAAGCATCCCCACCTCTTTAAG TACGCAGCCGACCCGCAAGATAAGCactggctggcagagcagcagcacatgAGGGCCACTGGGGGCAAGATG GCCTACCTCCTCATCGAAGAGGACATTGGGATTTGGCTGCCAGTGGACGATTACAG GGACTCCGTCGACCtgcggctggaggagctgaagCCCTTCGTCCCGCCGGCCTGGATGACGGAGAAGATGCAGAAGCACATGGAGACGCTTCGCCGCGGGGTGGACGCGCCGCCCCCCGAGGGCCCCCCGAACCCTGAAGAACCGCCCCCCggggcccccccgggccccccccgggcccccaATAAAGCCGCTTCGCACCCGCCTCCGCCGcctcctggggaagggggggggggggggggggggggggctgtctgGTCCTTTAAGGGCCGGCCGGGACCCGCGGCTCCGCCTCGCGGGGCAGCGGCCAATCGCGACGTTTCCGCGGAGGCGCCCGGCGGCCAATCCCGCGGCCGCCGGCAGTTACCGCGGCAGCCGCATCCCCGGCGAGCGGCGATTGGCCGGCTCGAACGGGGCTGCGCGCTGATTGGCGGAGGGGCCGGACGTTGGAAACATTCAAACGGGGCGCGGGAGCGGGGCGGAGGGAGCCGGCAGgacccgggccgggccggaccggaCCGGGCTGCCGCACCGGAGAGTCCCGCCGGAGAGCCGCCGCTCGGCACCGAGAGAGCCCTGCCGCAGCGGGGGCCGGGTCCTGTGCCGAGCGCAGCCCGGTGCGGCGCCGCCCGGGAGCGAGAGCCGCGTCCAGCGCCGTGA
- the TNNC2 gene encoding troponin C, skeletal muscle, which produces MASMTDQQAEARAFLSEEMIAEFKAAFDMFDADGGGDISTKELGTVMRMLGQNPTKEELDAIIEEVDEDGSGTIDFEEFLVMMVRQMKEDAKGKSEEELANCFRIFDRNADGFIDIEELSEILRATGEHVTEEDIEDLMKDSDKNNDGRIDFDEFLKMMEGVQ; this is translated from the exons atggcTTCAATG ACGGACCAGCAGGCTGAAGCCCGTGCCTTCCTCAGCGAGGAGATGATCGCAG AGTTTAAGGCCGCCTTCGACATGTTTGATGCGGACGGCGGCGGGGACATCAGCACCAAGGAGCTGGGGACAGTGATGAGGATGCTGGGCCAGAACCCCACCAAGGAGGAGCTGGACGCCATCATAGAGGAGGTGgacgaggatg GCAGCGGCACCATCGACTTCGAGGAGTTCCTGGTGATGATGGTGCGCCAGATGAAGGAGGACGCCAAGGGCAAGTCCGAGGAGGAGTTGGCCAACTGCTTCCGCATCTTTGACCG GAATGCGGACGGGTTCATTGACATCGAGGAGCTGAGTGAGATCCTGAGGGCCACTGGGGAGCACGTCACCGAGGAGGACATAGAGGACCTGATGAAGGACTCGGACAAGAACAACGATGGCCGCATCGACTTCGACG AGTTCCTGAAGATGATGGAGGGTGTGCAGTAA
- the LOC143166946 gene encoding uncharacterized protein LOC143166946, whose amino-acid sequence MTARGIFLLGLLALWAELQAAPTAGLPGAAPARWPQPGQPGSTLPGKSPLPGEEPSAVGCPCPQPGRVAPEGKWESGAERVGKDQRPPGAEPVAAATPASGKKPVTGGEPAVGNKPTLAGKPDTGKKPSSGKKPGCWGKTETREKPEVTVKPETGVKPETGGKPDSGGKPEAAGKPETGGKPEVGGKPEAGEKPVLGEKPETGGKPESEGKPEAGEKPESDQGDSGEDDDSDDDDDDDDDDDDDDDDDDDDKNEYGDDDGDYDDDYDDDDDDDDDDYDDDYDDDDDDDDDDDGDDGGDDDDDDDSDDGGGGGDGDEAW is encoded by the exons ATGACTGCGAGAGGCATCTTCCTGCTGGGGCTCCTCGCCctgtgggcagagctgcaggcagcacccACTGCAG GGCTCCCCGGAGCAGCCCCTGCCAGGTGGCCACAGCCAGGGCAGCCTGGAAGCACTCTGCCGGGGAAGAGCCCTTTGCCTGGGGAAGAGCCCAGCGCGGTGGGTTGCCCCTGTCCGCAGCCCGGCAGGGTTGCCCCGGAGGGGAAGTGGGAGTCGGGTGCGGAGCGGGTGGGTAAGGACCAGCGCCCGCCCGGGGCTGAGCCGGTGGCTGCTGCAACACCCGCGTCGGGGAAGAAGCCGGTGACTGGGGGGGAGCCTGCAGTGGGGAACAAGCCCACGCTGGCTGGGAAGCCAGACACTGGGAAGAAACCCAGTTCAGGgaaaaagccagggtgttggGGGAAGACTGAGACTAGGGAAAAGCCAGAGGTCACAGTGAAGCCAGAAACCGGGGTGAAGCCGGAGACTGGAGGGAAGCCAGACAGTGGGGGGAAGCCGGAGGCTGCGGGGAAGCCGGAGACTGGAGGGAAGCCGGAGGTTGGGGGGAAGCCGGAGGCTGGGGAGAAACCTGTGCTGGGGGAGAAGCCGGAGACCGGGGGGAAGCCAGAGAGTGAGGGGAAGCCTGAGGCGGGAGAGAAGCCTGAGTCTGACCAGGGTGACAGTGGGGAGGATGATGACagtgatgatgacgatgatgatgatgacgacgatgacgacgacgacgacgatgatgatgatgataaaaatgaGTATGGCGATGACGACGGTGATTACGATGACGACTACGACGATGatgacgacgatgatgatgacgACTACGACGACGACTACGACGATGatgacgacgacgacgacgacgatgacGGAGATgatggtggtgatgatgatgatgatgacgacagtgatgatggtggtggtggtggtgacggCGATGAAGCTTGGTGA